CTTTTTCTTGATGAGATCGGGGAAGCAAGCCCGGCGATCCAGGTTAAATTGCTGCGGGTGCTGGAAACCGGCGAAATCCTGCGTGTCGGAGGAGAAAAACCGATCCGCGTTAATACGAGGGTGATCGCAGCAACAAATGCCCCCCTGGAAGAGCTGGTAGAACAGAAGAGGTTTCGGGAGGACCTCTTCTACAGGCTGGATGTGGTAACTTTAAGCCTTCCCCCGCTCCGGGACAGGCGCGAGGACATCGGCCTGCTTGCGGAGCACTTTCTGGGACAGCACTACCAGCCGGGTGAGGCTCCCCGCCTGAGTCCTGGAGTAATCGGGGCGCTTACAAACTACGACTGGCCGGGTAACATTCGGGAGCTCGCCAATGTCATGGCCCAGGTTGCGGCGATCTGCGACGGGCCTGTAGTATTAAGGGAGCATCTGCCCGCTAAAATCTCGGAGGGCACCTCGGAAGACATGGGAAAAAATCCTGGCGCCCAGGCGGAAACTCCCAGGGTCGAGCAGCAGTGGCTTGCCGAAATCACGGCATACCTTGAAAATTTTGCAGAGCAGGTCGATTTTACGACGGGGTTTGAACTTCCCTATTTCCTGGAAGAATTAAAGAAAGCTGTCGCGCGGAGTACGCAGCATCTCATCAAGCGCGCACTCAAAGAAGCGGGCGGAAGCTACCCCCGGGCGGCGGAGTGGTTCCAGACAACTCCCCGCGTGCTCCGCTATCTTAATAAGGAAAAGCGCTGCTAAAAACATCCCCTCTGGGAGATCTGGAGGTAATCAGATGCAAATATTTAAATTTATGGTTCCAGAAATTATTTTCGGGAAAGGAACGCTCCGGCTCATCGGGGAAAGCGCCCGCCGGTTGGGAGCAACAAAGGTTTTTCTTGTCAGCGACGAAGGCGTTGCCCGGGCAGGCTGGATTGATCAGGCAGTCCGGCACTTAAAAGACGTAGGCCTCGAATATCAGGTTTGGACCGAACCCACGCCCAACCCCAAGGACTACGAAGTGGAGCGCGGCAAAGAGCTTTACCTGGAGGGCAGGTGTGACGCCATTATCGGTTTAGGGGGCGGGAGCGCCATCGATGCGGCGAAGGCGGT
The Bacillota bacterium DNA segment above includes these coding regions:
- a CDS encoding sigma-54 dependent transcriptional regulator, with the translated sequence MQAKVLVVDDELEMCNFFQFLFENKVEEVVVAQNGREAREAFRKPFHLVLLDLKLPDTDGLTLLREVKEQHPRCEVLVMTGYATVKSAVEAIQLGAFDYLEKPFADLDALEVVIDRALARALAQGEPLDEALTQRREVLKSIGFVTGRSEKMQRLLMIAEKLAQKNITLLIRGETGTGKELLARYIHAVSPRAGQPFLAVNCGALPESLLESELFGHEKGAFTGAAGQHKGIFELAHQGTLFLDEIGEASPAIQVKLLRVLETGEILRVGGEKPIRVNTRVIAATNAPLEELVEQKRFREDLFYRLDVVTLSLPPLRDRREDIGLLAEHFLGQHYQPGEAPRLSPGVIGALTNYDWPGNIRELANVMAQVAAICDGPVVLREHLPAKISEGTSEDMGKNPGAQAETPRVEQQWLAEITAYLENFAEQVDFTTGFELPYFLEELKKAVARSTQHLIKRALKEAGGSYPRAAEWFQTTPRVLRYLNKEKRC